The following are from one region of the Rhipicephalus microplus isolate Deutch F79 chromosome 1, USDA_Rmic, whole genome shotgun sequence genome:
- the LOC142767300 gene encoding uncharacterized protein LOC142767300 — protein MTVYKETRTIFAEACMELRKWASNSDLLKQKFLEDNVVIETEAGDDHLMKVLGVPWEREGDAIAFTVRNAASFATNRLAIKHTILQTVARVYDPLGHLSAFTVKWKLILQDLWKRKHSWDDALPYEVQAAWNAWCAELPDIQAQIPRYMFMHGSSAELSLELHLFTDASSKAYGACIYVRPLSADGACVKRMLISRSHVAPLKTMYLPRLELIACVSGARLSGYVRSVPPLKLVSAHFWTDTLVALHWIRAKTTNRDFFVSNDVSEVCNLTKPDTWAVAAAVGILPIYSPAACLQRCSCSQINGGTVPLGSRR, from the coding sequence ATGACTGTGTACAAGGAAACACGCACCATTTTCGCTGAAGCATGCATGGAGTTACGAAAATGGGCATCAAACTCCGACCTGCTAAAGCAGAAATTTCTCGAAGATAACGTGGTCATTGAGACTGAAGCCGGAGATGACCATCTCATGAAGGTTTTGGGCGTGCCGTGGGAACGTGAAGGCGATGCCATCGCGTTTACAGTGCGCAACGCAGCCTCCTTTGCCACAAACAGATTGGCCATAAAGCACACGATCCTTCAAACAGTGGCCCGAGTTTATGATCCGCTTGGTCATCTTTCCGCATTCACCGTGAAATGGAAGCTGATTTTACAAGACTTGTGGAAGCGGAAGCACTCCTGGGATGACGCGCTGCCATATGAAGTACAAGCTGCATGGAACGCGTGGTGCGCCGAGTTGCCAGATATCCAGGCACAGATACCTCGCTACATGTTTATGCACGGCAGCAGCGCAGAGCTGTCACTTGAACTGCATTTATTTACTGATGCCAGTTCTAAGGCTTATGGTGCGTGCATCTACGTTCGGCCACTTTCTGCCGACGGGGCATGTGTCAAACGAATGCTCATAAGCCGAAGTCACGTCGCTCCACTCAAGACAATGTACCTGCCTCGACTGGAGCTGATTGCCTGCGTTAGTGGAGCACGGCTATCTGGGTACGTACGGTCCGTGCCACCTCTCAAGCTAGTATCCGCTCATTTTTGGACCGACACCCTCGTCGCCCTTCACTGGATTCGAGCAAAAACAACGAATCGAGATTTTTTCGTCAGCAATGATGTGTCCGAGGTATGCAACCTCACAAAGCCCGACACCTGGGCGGTTGCAGCAGCGGTGGGAATCCTGCCGATCTACTCACCCGCGGCGTGTCTTCAAAGGTGTTCTTGCAGTCAGATTAATGGTGGCACGGTTCCCCTTGGCTCTCGACGCTAG